The proteins below are encoded in one region of Nitrosomonas ureae:
- the sufC gene encoding Fe-S cluster assembly ATPase SufC: MIVNNSKTLLVVQGLRASINGTEILKGIDLTIKSGEIHAIMGLNGSGKSTLAKVLAGHSAYEITAGTVRFEDKDLLELAPEDRARAGLFLAFQYPIEIPGVANTQFLRLAYNTIQAQRGKEELDPLEFDDFVREKMKLLDMNPDFLDRSVNEGFSGGEKKRNEILQMALLEPKLSILDEMDSGLDIDALKTVANGVNQIANKDNATILVTHYQRLLDYVVPDFVHIMQSGHIVLTGGKELALELETRGYDWVTANKRSIAGAIA, translated from the coding sequence ATGATTGTTAATAACAGTAAAACCCTTCTCGTGGTTCAGGGGCTGCGTGCCAGTATTAATGGCACCGAAATTCTCAAAGGCATTGACCTCACGATAAAAAGTGGAGAGATCCATGCAATCATGGGCTTGAATGGATCTGGAAAAAGCACTTTGGCAAAAGTGTTGGCAGGTCACTCGGCGTATGAAATTACAGCAGGAACTGTGCGGTTTGAAGATAAGGATTTATTGGAGCTGGCACCTGAGGATCGTGCACGCGCCGGATTATTTTTGGCTTTTCAATATCCGATTGAAATTCCAGGCGTAGCAAACACGCAATTTCTTCGTCTTGCCTATAACACAATACAAGCCCAGCGGGGCAAGGAAGAGTTGGATCCTCTCGAATTTGATGATTTTGTGCGCGAAAAAATGAAATTATTAGATATGAATCCCGATTTCTTGGATCGTAGTGTCAATGAAGGATTCTCAGGTGGGGAGAAGAAACGAAACGAAATTCTGCAAATGGCATTGTTAGAGCCGAAATTGAGCATCTTGGATGAAATGGACTCCGGGCTTGATATCGACGCGCTGAAGACCGTAGCCAATGGCGTTAATCAAATTGCCAATAAAGACAATGCCACAATTTTAGTGACGCACTATCAGCGTTTACTGGATTATGTCGTTCCGGATTTTGTGCATATTATGCAGTCAGGCCATATTGTGTTGACAGGTGGTAAGGAATTAGCACTTGAATTGGAAACACGAGGTTATGACTGGGTTACTGCAAATAAACGGTCAATTGCCGGAGCAATCGCATGA
- the sufD gene encoding Fe-S cluster assembly protein SufD, whose amino-acid sequence MSETVATDYLDCLLKSWSTKSNEPLSWLNQLRARAIDHVSTQRLPTKRDEEWRFTDISALTRLSFQSAQPHTNLQTQDIEHLYLKEAKSSLVFVDGYYSPQLSTHVDPAVLQVGNLSTFLLTHASVLESHFGQYVKFDNNVFAALNTAFLRDCALIIAPKNTAIAEPVHLLFIATQSEVTCYPRCLIIGEPGSNVTFVEDYVSLRETAYVTNSVTEISLSANAHARHIRIQRESAQAYHLANCAVSLAHGSNYQSVSISLGAQISRYNLNVQLVDEAAECTIDGLALISDNQLADTHTCIDHIKPNGISRQQHKCIVNDKAHAVFNGKIIVRPYAQQTNSSQSSRNLLLSKTAQIDTKPQLEIFADDVKCAHGATVGQLDQEEIFYLQSRGLSEATARSLLTYAFGAEIIDRIPVSSLRQQLAQTVLNQTRGNKL is encoded by the coding sequence ATGAGCGAAACAGTTGCTACCGATTACCTTGATTGCCTACTGAAATCTTGGTCGACAAAATCAAATGAGCCGTTATCATGGTTAAATCAATTACGTGCTCGTGCAATTGATCATGTTAGTACACAGAGATTGCCCACGAAGCGTGATGAAGAATGGCGTTTCACTGATATCTCCGCGCTTACTCGCTTATCTTTTCAGTCTGCACAACCACACACTAATTTGCAAACGCAGGATATTGAACATTTGTATCTGAAGGAAGCAAAAAGCTCTCTGGTGTTTGTAGATGGCTATTATTCTCCGCAGTTATCGACCCATGTTGATCCCGCAGTACTTCAGGTTGGCAATTTATCAACATTCTTATTAACACATGCATCAGTTCTGGAATCTCATTTTGGTCAATACGTGAAATTTGATAACAACGTATTTGCAGCACTCAATACGGCATTCCTTCGTGATTGCGCATTGATCATTGCGCCAAAGAATACCGCCATCGCCGAACCCGTTCACTTATTGTTCATTGCGACACAATCAGAGGTAACTTGCTATCCACGCTGTTTGATAATTGGAGAGCCCGGAAGTAACGTAACATTTGTTGAGGATTATGTTTCTCTTCGGGAGACTGCCTACGTCACAAATTCAGTAACAGAAATTAGCTTGTCTGCGAATGCGCACGCCAGACACATTAGAATTCAACGGGAAAGCGCACAAGCTTATCATCTGGCAAATTGCGCAGTTTCGCTGGCTCATGGAAGTAACTATCAATCGGTCAGTATTTCATTAGGGGCGCAGATTTCCCGCTACAATCTGAATGTTCAATTAGTTGATGAAGCTGCAGAGTGCACGATTGATGGGCTTGCGTTAATTTCAGATAACCAGTTAGCCGATACGCATACCTGCATCGATCACATAAAACCAAATGGAATCAGTCGTCAGCAACATAAATGTATCGTCAATGATAAAGCACATGCTGTATTTAATGGAAAAATTATTGTACGGCCTTATGCGCAGCAAACAAATTCATCGCAATCGAGCCGTAACTTGTTACTTAGTAAAACTGCACAGATAGACACGAAACCACAACTGGAAATTTTTGCCGATGATGTTAAATGTGCACATGGGGCAACAGTTGGACAGCTTGATCAAGAAGAAATCTTTTATCTACAAAGCCGTGGGTTATCCGAAGCAACAGCACGCAGTTTATTAACTTACGCTTTCGGTGCGGAAATAATCGATCGTATTCCCGTAAGCTCACTCAGGCAGCAACTGGCACAAACTGTACTTAATCAGACTCGGGGTAATAAATTATGA
- the sufB gene encoding Fe-S cluster assembly protein SufB, which translates to MSAVLQSLVNQPYKHGFVTKIESDVAPKGLNEDIIRLISAKKNEPEWLLSFRLEAYRKWLTMKEPEWQNVHYPKIDFQAISYYSAPKPKKKLASMDEVDPELLRTFEKLGVPMHERAALAGVAVDVIFDSVSVATTYKQKLAEVGIIFCSISEAVHNHPELIQRYLGTVVPVGDNYFAALNSAVFTDGSFCFIPKGVKCPMDLSTYFRINTEGSGQFERTLIIAEEDAAVSYLEGCTAPRFDTNQLHAAVVELVALDNADIKYSTVQNWYAGDENGIGGIYNFVTKRGLAKGKNSRISWTQVETGSAITWKYPSCILRGDNSVGEFYSVAVTNNYQQADTGTKMIHLGKNTRSTIVSKGISAGHSNSSYRGLVRISPTAEGARNYSQCDSMLIGDQCGAHTFPYIQVHNNSAIVEHEASTSKIGEDQLFYFSQRGIDAEEAVSMIINGFCKDVFQQLPMEFAVEATKLLSFKLEGSVG; encoded by the coding sequence ATGAGTGCAGTATTGCAAAGTCTGGTTAATCAACCGTATAAACACGGCTTCGTTACTAAAATTGAATCTGATGTTGCTCCCAAAGGGCTTAATGAAGATATCATTCGATTAATTTCAGCCAAAAAGAATGAGCCCGAGTGGCTTTTGTCATTTCGCCTGGAAGCTTATCGAAAATGGCTAACAATGAAAGAGCCTGAATGGCAGAACGTTCATTATCCAAAAATTGATTTTCAAGCAATCAGTTATTACTCAGCACCAAAGCCTAAGAAAAAATTGGCAAGTATGGATGAAGTTGATCCTGAATTATTGCGTACATTTGAAAAGCTTGGCGTGCCAATGCACGAACGTGCAGCACTTGCAGGCGTCGCTGTCGATGTTATCTTTGACAGTGTTTCAGTAGCCACTACCTATAAGCAGAAACTTGCGGAAGTCGGCATTATTTTTTGTTCCATTTCTGAAGCTGTGCATAACCATCCAGAACTTATTCAGAGATATCTGGGAACTGTTGTGCCTGTTGGTGATAATTATTTTGCGGCTTTGAATTCTGCTGTGTTTACGGACGGCTCTTTTTGTTTTATTCCTAAAGGTGTCAAATGCCCGATGGATCTATCCACCTATTTCCGCATTAACACGGAAGGATCCGGACAGTTTGAGCGTACATTAATCATTGCTGAGGAAGATGCTGCTGTTTCTTATCTTGAAGGCTGTACTGCGCCTAGATTTGATACTAATCAGTTACATGCTGCAGTAGTTGAACTGGTTGCGTTAGATAATGCAGATATCAAGTATTCAACAGTCCAGAACTGGTATGCCGGTGATGAGAACGGTATTGGTGGTATATACAACTTTGTTACTAAGAGGGGTTTGGCAAAAGGGAAGAATTCTCGAATTTCATGGACACAGGTAGAAACCGGTTCCGCAATCACGTGGAAGTATCCGTCATGCATATTGCGAGGTGATAATTCGGTCGGAGAATTTTATTCAGTTGCGGTAACCAATAATTATCAACAAGCTGACACCGGGACGAAAATGATTCATCTCGGGAAAAACACGCGTAGCACTATAGTGAGTAAAGGTATCTCGGCTGGCCATTCTAACAGTAGCTATCGTGGCTTGGTACGTATCTCTCCGACCGCCGAAGGTGCGCGAAATTACTCGCAATGTGACTCTATGCTTATTGGCGATCAATGTGGCGCGCATACCTTTCCTTATATTCAAGTTCATAATAACAGTGCAATTGTTGAACATGAGGCGTCTACTTCTAAAATTGGCGAAGATCAGCTTTTTTATTTTTCACAACGCGGAATTGATGCAGAAGAAGCAGTCTCTATGATTATTAATGGTTTCTGTAAGGATGTGTTTCAACAATTGCCAATGGAGTTTGCTGTTGAAGCTACCAAGCTTCTCAGCTTTAAGTTGGAAGGGAGTGTCGGATGA
- the iscR gene encoding Fe-S cluster assembly transcriptional regulator IscR, with amino-acid sequence MRLTTKGRFAVTALLDLALQQSSHPITLADISQRQKISLSYLEQLFAKLRQSELVDSVRGPGGGYCLSKDLDKVSIADIILAVDEPIDATQCGGKENCHNDGKCMTHDLWAKLNELIFEYLGAVTLKELVDNQINQQNEAIVPLLDMRRETDIRRETTAAYS; translated from the coding sequence ATGAGATTAACTACAAAAGGAAGATTTGCGGTTACCGCGCTACTTGATCTTGCTTTGCAGCAAAGCAGCCATCCAATAACACTGGCAGATATCAGTCAAAGACAGAAGATTTCCTTGTCGTACTTGGAACAGCTATTTGCAAAGTTGCGCCAATCTGAATTGGTAGATAGTGTTCGTGGTCCTGGAGGCGGTTATTGTCTTTCTAAAGATTTAGATAAGGTATCGATCGCAGACATTATTCTTGCGGTTGATGAGCCTATCGATGCTACGCAGTGTGGCGGTAAAGAGAATTGCCATAATGATGGAAAGTGCATGACGCATGATTTATGGGCAAAATTGAATGAGCTCATTTTTGAGTATCTTGGTGCGGTTACGCTTAAGGAATTGGTTGATAATCAAATCAATCAACAGAATGAAGCAATCGTACCGCTTCTTGATATGCGACGTGAAACTGATATACGGCGTGAAACAACGGCTGCGTACAGCTGA
- a CDS encoding HesB/IscA family protein encodes MLITLTENAAKYIQQQLVKRGKGLAFRVGIKKSGCSGFSYTFDYADEIQPDDQLFESHKTKIVVDRYSLPYLDGSQIDFVKEGLNSSFQFVNPNIDNTCGCGDSFSIKESV; translated from the coding sequence ATGCTTATTACACTAACTGAAAATGCTGCAAAATATATTCAACAACAACTTGTTAAGCGTGGTAAAGGACTTGCATTCCGGGTTGGGATTAAAAAATCGGGTTGTTCAGGATTTTCTTATACGTTTGATTATGCTGACGAGATTCAACCCGATGATCAGTTATTTGAGTCACATAAAACTAAGATAGTTGTTGATAGATACAGCCTGCCTTATTTGGATGGTTCTCAAATCGATTTTGTCAAGGAAGGTCTCAACAGTTCTTTCCAGTTTGTTAATCCGAATATTGATAATACATGTGGTTGTGGCGATAGCTTCAGTATAAAAGAATCTGTTTAG